One part of the Thermococcus radiotolerans genome encodes these proteins:
- a CDS encoding OB-fold nucleic acid binding domain-containing protein has product MGVLTKEQIIEMIEGQKGLSRDEIEKRISEIASREGISEHAAALMLAEELGVNLEGKEELLHIADLVPGMTGVNVVARILRKYPPREYQKRDGSTGQVANVIIYDATGKTRLVLWDGLVTKYYNELNAGDLIKIIDPSVREGRNGVELHANFRTRIILNPEDPRAGEIPPIEEVRSYNYQRRKIGELMGGERFIEVRGTIARLYRVTVYDACPQCRRKVDYDPATNSWVCPEHGEVQPVKITIVDFGLDDSTGYIRTTLFGDDAAELVGKDPEEIAEKLRELVESGLTLREAGRKLAEEEYYYLLGREVIVRGNVVDDKFLGLILKAFGWDEVDPKREIARVRAELKEVLKDLV; this is encoded by the coding sequence ATGGGAGTGTTAACGAAGGAGCAGATTATTGAGATGATCGAGGGGCAGAAGGGCCTCTCGAGGGATGAAATCGAGAAGAGAATATCGGAGATAGCCTCCCGCGAGGGAATCTCCGAGCACGCGGCGGCATTGATGCTTGCCGAGGAGCTCGGGGTGAATCTTGAGGGCAAGGAGGAGCTCCTCCACATAGCCGACTTGGTTCCGGGAATGACCGGCGTTAACGTCGTGGCGAGGATTCTGAGGAAGTACCCGCCCAGAGAGTACCAGAAGAGGGACGGCTCCACCGGACAGGTGGCCAACGTGATAATATACGATGCCACCGGAAAGACGAGACTCGTTCTGTGGGACGGCCTCGTGACCAAATATTACAACGAACTCAATGCTGGCGACCTCATCAAGATAATCGACCCCAGCGTCAGGGAGGGCCGGAACGGCGTCGAGCTGCACGCCAACTTCAGAACCAGGATAATCCTCAACCCGGAAGACCCGCGCGCCGGGGAGATACCCCCGATTGAGGAGGTCAGGAGCTACAACTATCAGCGGAGAAAGATAGGTGAGCTGATGGGAGGCGAGCGGTTCATTGAGGTTCGCGGGACGATTGCGAGGCTCTACCGCGTTACCGTCTACGACGCCTGCCCGCAGTGCAGGAGGAAGGTCGACTACGACCCCGCAACGAACAGCTGGGTATGCCCAGAGCACGGCGAGGTTCAGCCGGTTAAGATAACGATAGTGGACTTCGGCCTCGACGATTCCACGGGATACATAAGGACAACGCTCTTCGGAGACGATGCGGCCGAGCTGGTGGGCAAGGATCCAGAGGAGATAGCCGAGAAGCTCAGGGAACTCGTCGAGAGTGGTTTAACGCTCAGGGAAGCCGGAAGGAAGCTGGCGGAGGAGGAGTACTACTACCTGCTCGGCAGGGAGGTAATCGTCAGGGGCAACGTCGTGGACGACAAGTTCCTCGGGCTCATCCTGAAGGCCTTTGGATGGGACGAGGTTGACCCGAAGCGCGAGATCGCCAGGGTGAGGGCCGAGCTGAAGGAGGTCCTCAAGGATTTGGTGTGA
- a CDS encoding single stranded DNA-binding domain-containing protein — translation MEEVRFRRRKPAVERKIGEIQEDDTRVSLIGKAFKVDKMDYTFWLDDGTGVILIESEENVLPENGQIVRVIGRVIRNEEGMHIYGEVVQDFNNADLDALEEIRELERKVLPKVEGIIEFFGGEGL, via the coding sequence ATGGAGGAAGTTAGGTTCAGGCGCAGGAAGCCCGCCGTCGAGAGAAAGATTGGGGAGATACAGGAGGACGACACCAGAGTTTCGCTCATCGGGAAGGCCTTCAAGGTCGACAAGATGGATTACACCTTCTGGCTCGACGACGGAACGGGCGTCATACTCATCGAGAGCGAGGAGAACGTTCTTCCCGAGAACGGACAGATCGTCAGGGTCATCGGAAGGGTCATCAGGAACGAAGAGGGGATGCACATCTATGGCGAGGTCGTCCAGGACTTCAACAATGCAGACTTGGATGCGCTGGAAGAGATCAGGGAGCTCGAGAGGAAGGTCCTGCCCAAAGTTGAGGGCATCATAGAGTTCTTCGGAGGTGAGGGACTATGA